A part of Streptomyces sp. NBC_01497 genomic DNA contains:
- the rpsA gene encoding 30S ribosomal protein S1, producing MTSSTETTATTPQVAVNDIGNEEAFLAAIDETIKYFNDGDIVDGVIVKVDRDEVLLDIGYKTEGVIPSRELSIKHDVDPNEVVAVGDEIEALVLQKEDKEGRLILSKKRAQYERAWGTIEKIKEEDGIVTGTVIEVVKGGLILDIGLRGFLPASLVEMRRVRDLQPYVGKELEAKIIELDKNRNNVVLSRRAWLEQTQSEVRQTFLTTLQKGQVRSGVVSSIVNFGAFVDLGGVDGLVHVSELSWKHIDHPSEVVEVGQEVTVEVLDVDMDRERVSLSLKATQEDPWQQFARTHQIGQVVPGKVTKLVPFGAFVRVDEGIEGLVHISELAERHVEIPEQVVQVNDEIFVKVIDIDLERRRISLSLKQANESFGTDPASVEFDPTLYGMAASYDDQGNYIYPEGFDPETNDWLEGYETQREVWETQYAEAQQRFEQHQAQVIKSREADEAAAAEGAAAPAAGQGSAPAASGGSYSSESTDNSGALASDEALAALREKLAGGQS from the coding sequence ATGACGAGCAGCACCGAGACCACCGCCACCACCCCGCAGGTTGCGGTCAACGACATCGGTAACGAGGAAGCCTTCCTCGCCGCGATCGACGAGACGATCAAGTACTTCAACGACGGCGACATCGTCGACGGCGTCATCGTGAAGGTCGACCGGGACGAGGTCCTGCTCGACATCGGTTACAAGACCGAGGGTGTCATCCCCTCCCGCGAGCTTTCGATCAAGCACGACGTCGACCCCAATGAGGTCGTCGCCGTGGGCGATGAGATCGAGGCCCTGGTCCTCCAGAAGGAGGACAAGGAAGGCCGTCTCATCCTGTCCAAGAAGCGCGCTCAGTACGAGCGCGCCTGGGGCACGATCGAGAAGATCAAGGAAGAAGACGGGATCGTCACCGGTACGGTCATCGAGGTCGTCAAGGGTGGTCTCATCCTCGACATCGGCCTCCGTGGCTTCCTGCCGGCCTCCCTGGTCGAGATGCGCCGCGTGCGCGACCTCCAGCCCTACGTGGGCAAGGAGCTCGAAGCCAAGATCATCGAGCTGGACAAGAACCGCAACAACGTGGTCCTGTCCCGCCGTGCCTGGCTGGAGCAGACGCAGAGCGAGGTCCGCCAGACCTTCCTCACCACCCTGCAGAAGGGTCAGGTGCGCTCCGGCGTCGTCTCCTCCATCGTCAACTTCGGTGCGTTCGTGGACCTCGGCGGTGTCGACGGTCTCGTGCACGTCTCGGAGCTGTCCTGGAAGCACATCGACCACCCGTCCGAGGTCGTCGAGGTCGGCCAGGAGGTCACGGTCGAGGTCCTGGACGTCGACATGGACCGCGAGCGTGTCTCCCTGTCGCTGAAGGCGACGCAGGAAGACCCGTGGCAGCAGTTCGCCCGTACGCACCAGATCGGCCAGGTCGTCCCCGGCAAGGTCACGAAGCTGGTGCCGTTCGGCGCGTTCGTCCGTGTGGACGAGGGCATCGAGGGTCTGGTCCACATCTCCGAGCTGGCCGAGCGCCACGTGGAGATCCCGGAGCAGGTCGTCCAGGTCAACGACGAGATCTTCGTCAAGGTCATCGACATCGACCTGGAGCGCCGCCGCATCAGCCTCTCGCTGAAGCAGGCCAACGAGTCCTTCGGTACCGACCCGGCCTCGGTCGAGTTCGACCCGACGCTCTACGGCATGGCCGCGTCGTACGACGACCAGGGCAACTACATCTACCCCGAGGGCTTCGACCCCGAGACCAACGACTGGCTCGAGGGCTACGAGACTCAGCGCGAGGTGTGGGAGACCCAGTACGCCGAGGCGCAGCAGCGCTTCGAGCAGCACCAGGCGCAGGTCATCAAGTCCCGCGAGGCCGACGAGGCCGCTGCGGCCGAGGGTGCGGCGGCTCCGGCCGCCGGCCAGGGCAGCGCTCCGGCGGCGTCCGGCGGCTCGTACTCCTCGGAGTCCACGGACAACTCCGGCGCTCTCGCGTCGGACGAGGCCCTGGCCGCGCTGCGCGAGAAGCTGGCCGGCGGCCAGAGCTGA
- a CDS encoding class I SAM-dependent methyltransferase — protein MIQEPGAHEPRTSTPQPPAHEDRAAPYDPLLYEAGHEAPADGDGEDEGSEPEAARRGAGEAESSRANRGWWDRNADEYQSEHGTFLGDDRFVWCPEGLDEMEAELLGPLESLSGLDVLEIGAGAAQCSRWLAAQGARPVALDLSHRQLQHGRRIDDERARPLALVQADAGVLPFRDGAFDLACSAYGAVPFVADSAKVFHEVHRVLRPGGRWVFSVTHPVRWAFPDEPGPEGLTATMPYFDRTPYVEQDEEGNAVYVEHHRTLGDRVRDLTASGFRLVDLVEPEWPAWNTQEWGGWSPLRGRLLPGTAIFVCVRD, from the coding sequence ATGATCCAAGAGCCCGGAGCACACGAGCCCCGCACCAGTACCCCGCAGCCGCCCGCGCACGAGGACCGCGCGGCGCCCTACGACCCCCTTCTGTACGAGGCGGGGCACGAAGCACCCGCGGACGGCGACGGGGAGGACGAAGGCAGCGAACCGGAGGCCGCCCGCCGCGGCGCCGGTGAAGCCGAGAGTTCCCGCGCGAACCGCGGGTGGTGGGACAGGAACGCCGACGAGTACCAGAGTGAGCACGGCACGTTCCTCGGCGACGACCGCTTCGTCTGGTGCCCCGAGGGCCTGGACGAGATGGAGGCGGAACTCCTCGGCCCGCTGGAGTCGCTGAGCGGGCTCGACGTCCTGGAGATCGGCGCGGGTGCCGCCCAGTGCTCGCGCTGGCTCGCGGCGCAGGGGGCCCGGCCCGTCGCCCTTGACCTCTCGCACCGCCAGCTCCAGCACGGCCGCCGCATCGACGACGAGCGGGCCCGCCCGCTCGCGCTGGTCCAGGCCGACGCGGGGGTGCTGCCGTTCCGCGACGGCGCGTTCGACCTGGCGTGTTCCGCGTACGGCGCGGTGCCGTTCGTCGCCGACTCCGCGAAGGTCTTCCACGAGGTGCACCGGGTGCTGCGGCCCGGCGGCCGGTGGGTGTTCTCGGTGACGCACCCGGTGCGCTGGGCGTTCCCCGACGAACCGGGCCCCGAGGGCCTGACCGCGACGATGCCGTACTTCGACCGCACGCCCTACGTCGAGCAGGACGAGGAGGGCAACGCGGTGTACGTGGAGCACCACAGGACCCTCGGCGACCGGGTACGGGACCTGACGGCGTCCGGGTTCCGGCTGGTGGACCTGGTCGAGCCGGAGTGGCCGGCGTGGAACACGCAGGAGTGGGGTGGCTGGTCGCCGCTGCGCGGGCGGCTGCTGCCGGGCACCGCGATCTTCGTCTGCGTACGGGACTGA